The region GCGCAGATCGGTGTGAGGACACCTTCTGTCTGTTTTGTCGTTGCTCGTTCACTCCGCGTACCGTCCCGCTGTCCAAATATTATAGTAGCATAACAAAAAACTATGCCCCGCAGTCCTATTGGTACCCTAAATTGGATCAAAGAACTGCTAGAACGGTTAGTAGAACTGCTATTGCGTACCTTCATGGAACTCTGCTCAGCATAGCTTTATAGATGCGAAAGCGTGCTGAGTGGATGACTCGGGCAGATGACGAGATACTGGAGTACCTCGCATCGGAGACGGCCGGGACTCCGAAAGTGATCGCAGATGCGCTCGATCGGAGCAACGACTACATCGGCGTTCGCTGCCGCAAACTCGCCTCGTACGGCCTGGTCGAGCGTCCCTCCCGCGGCTTCTACGTGATCTCCGATACGGGGGCATCGTATCTCGACGGGGAGTTAGACGCAAGTTCGCTGACGGAAGACGGGGACTGAGTTCGGGGGCCAGGCGACTCGTCGGAGACGGAGATAGTAAACTCGAGGAAAAGGGTACGGAAAGACCGAAATTTAGAGTGACGGCAGTATACTGTGCGGGACCGGATTCGAACCAGAGCAAGAAATGCTCGCTCCCGTCGGTCGCTGCGCGTTCCTTGCAGGGTTCGAATCCTCATCGCGATGCGTCTCCTCGCGGAAGTGCTCGGAGAAGCATGCGCGGGACCGGATTCGAACCGGCGGACCCCTACGGGACAGCGTCCTAAGCGCTGCGCCGTTGGCCTAGCTTGGCTACCCGCGCTCGGTTTTGGATTTTCACGAATCGAGTAAGTACCTGTCGGTCCGCGATGATCGCGGGTCACCCGTGTTTCACCGGCTCCTCCGGCGACCAATCCGGGGGAACGATGAACGTCACGTGCTCCGAATCCCGCAGCTGGTGGAGCTCCGCGGCTCGTTCGGCCAGCGACCGCTCCCGGTAGGGCATCTCGAGCCCGCAGCCGGTACAGACGAGTTTGCAGGTTGGCTCTTTCATGTGGCTCGCGAACCGCCCCCGATGGTGGTCGTCGCATTGGTCTTCACCCTACAGGTGGTTTAGTAGTTATCTCCTAGTGTAATCGACCGAGAACGGCCGCAGTACCGAACTATCCGTAGCTGGACGTTGCCATTCGTAGTACTGCATTGGAGCGAGCCGCCGACACCGACGGCCGGTGGCCCGACGACCGCCGGTCCGTACGTTTATCTCCATCGATCCGATATCCGGTCGTATGCACAGCGCCCGGGACCGTGTCGAATACGAACCGTGGCTCGAGAAACTCCAGACCGTTGCCGACCGACTGGAGCTATCGGCGGAGGCGCGATCGTGCGCGGTCGATCTCTTCCTCACCGACGTCCCCGCGTCAGATCGCTCGAAGCGAGCGGTCCTCGCCGCCAGCCTCTACGCCGGCTCACTCGTCGCCGGTGACGGCCGCACGCAGGGCGCGGTCGCCGAGGCCGCCGACGTCTCACGGCTCTCGATCCAGTCCCGCTGGAAGGAACTCCTCGAGTCTGCCGGCCTCGAACCGCCGCGGTGGTAGGGAGCACGTACGGCCGTTTCACTACCATAGGTCGCCACTGACCGACCGTAACAAGTCGGTACGCGGACTGAAACAGCTATTACGCGGCGATCGGAAATAGCGGCCGCAAACGAGGCGCCGCGTCGCCAGGCGTCGCGCCGTCAGTCCTCGTCGACGACGGTCCCGTGTTCGTCGATCTCCCCCTGGACGATCCGCGTACTCGAGATGATATCGCCGTCGTCGGCGAGGAGGTGCGGGACGACGACGACCTCGAGCGGATCGTGGCCGCGTTCGCGGCGAATTTCGTTGATCCGGTCGCCACCTTCGCGCGTCTCGGGGGAGACGATGAGGTAGTCGAACTGGGGTTCGGTTGCGATCCCCGTCGGCTTCGTCAGTTTCCGAATCTCGAACTCGCGGTCGTAGTCGGCCGCGATCGCTTCGAGTTCGTCCGCGAGAGCCGCCTTCCGCTCGTCGAACGGCCGAACGTTCCGATCGACCGATCGCGTCTTCGGCGCGAGCTCGTCGCTGGTCAGCCCGACCGTCACGTCCCCGAGTTCGAACGCCCGTTCGAACAGCCGTCGGTGGCCGTCGTGAACGGGGTCGAAGGTCCCACCAAGCGCGACGTCCATACCCCACCCCACTCCAGCGGCGCGTATAAAACGGTCGAATCAACGCATTTGTACGGGGCCGCTCGGCGGCCGTCCGAAACCATATTTTCGACATGTGTCGAAGATACCCTCCACATCGTTTTTGTAGTATCCTGTAGTGTCCCCGATATGGGACTAGACGAGGACGCACTGGAGTACCATCGGACCGATCCGCCGGGGAAGATCGAGATTTCGACCACCAAATCGACGAACACCCAGCGAGACCTCTCGCTGGCGTACTCGCCTGGCGTCGCGGCGCCGTGTCGCGAGATCGACGAGGACGAGACCGACGCCTACAGCTACACGGCCAAGGGCAACTTGGTCGGCGTCGTCTCGAACGGCTCCGCCGTCCTCGGACTGGGCGACATCGGTGCCCAGGCGTCGAAACCCGTCATGGAGGGGAAGGGCGTGCTATTCAAGCGCTTCGCCGACATCGACGTCTTCGACATCGAACTCGACGAGGAAGACCCGCACAAGTTCGTCGAGGCCGTCAAGATGATGGAACCGACCTTCGGCGGGGTCAACTTGGAGGACATCAAGGCGCCCGAGTGTTTCACCATCGAGGAACGGCTCCGCGAGGAGATCGACATCCCCGTCTTCCACGACGACCAGCACGGGACCGCGATCATCTCCGGCGCGGCGCTGCTCAACGCCGCGGACATCGCCGGCAAGAGTCTCGACGAACTCAAGATCGTGTTTTCGGGCGCGGGCGCGAGCGCTATCGCGACGGCGCGGTTCTACGTCTCGCTGGGCGTCCGCCGGGAGAACATTACCATGTGCGACTCCTCGGGGATCATCACCGAGGAGCGCGCGCGCCAGGACGATATCAATGAGTACAAGCGAGAGTTCGCCCGCGACGTTACAGAGGGCGGCCTGGCGGACGCGATGGAGGGCGCCGACGTCTTCGTCGGCCTCTCGATCGGCGGGATCGTCTCCCAGGAGATGGTCCGGTCGATGGCCGACGATCCGATCATCTTCGCGATGGCGAATCCGGACCCCGAGATCGGCTACGAGGAGGCCAAGGAGGCCCGCGACGACACCGTCATCATGGCGACCGGCCGTTCGGACTACCCGAACCAGGTCAACAACGTGCTCGGGTTCCCCTTTATCTTCCGCGGCGCGCTGGACGTCCGCGCGACCGAGATCAACGAGGAGATGAAGGTGGCCTGCGCCGAGGCGCTGGCGGAACTCGCCCGCGAGGACGTCCCGGACGCGGTCGTCAAGGCGTACGGCGACGAGCCGATCCAGTACGGC is a window of Natrinema salifodinae DNA encoding:
- a CDS encoding phosphopantetheine adenylyltransferase → MDVALGGTFDPVHDGHRRLFERAFELGDVTVGLTSDELAPKTRSVDRNVRPFDERKAALADELEAIAADYDREFEIRKLTKPTGIATEPQFDYLIVSPETREGGDRINEIRRERGHDPLEVVVVPHLLADDGDIISSTRIVQGEIDEHGTVVDED
- a CDS encoding transcription initiation factor IIB family protein, whose protein sequence is MHSARDRVEYEPWLEKLQTVADRLELSAEARSCAVDLFLTDVPASDRSKRAVLAASLYAGSLVAGDGRTQGAVAEAADVSRLSIQSRWKELLESAGLEPPRW